From one Lycium ferocissimum isolate CSIRO_LF1 chromosome 7, AGI_CSIRO_Lferr_CH_V1, whole genome shotgun sequence genomic stretch:
- the LOC132062533 gene encoding uncharacterized protein LOC132062533, with protein sequence MATSRAKITFRVVIGILVLSLLYYVGRPLYWKISATVHDIRHNKQTVSGGFSQIVQAAQNSVGWFHDESDSGVRDGGVAAARRILLRKVS encoded by the exons ATGGCAACGAGCAGAGCAAAGATAACATTTAGAGTAGTGATAGGCATTTTGGTACTATCCCTACTTTACTACGTTGGGCGGCCTCTCTACTGGAAAATCTCCGCCACTGTTCATGATATTCGCCACAACAAACAAACCGTCTCCGGAG GATTTTCACAAATTGTTCAGGCAGCACAGAATTCAGTGGGCTGGTTCCATGATGAGTCCGATTCAGGAGTGCGTGACGGTGGCGTCGCGGCAGCAAGGAGGATCCTTCTTCGTAAGGTTTCATAA
- the LOC132063428 gene encoding nucleoside hydrolase 3-like isoform X2: MKEKEAMLFLGLLRRVALMMIIISIFGSNMWNGVKGHGPSRILLDTDMATDDIFALLYLLKLNRSQINLQAVTISTNAWSDAGHAINQAYDILYMMGRDDIAVGMGGEGGILPDSTILPNVGGYLPMIDQGNGTAGYCRYRQAIPVGRGGRLDIDSNYGFRKSFLPQGKRMYSPLRQPTAQQVMIETVSAGPTVVFLLGSHTNFASFLLSNPHLKKNVEHIYIMGGGIRSKNPKGCCPDNVSSSCQPQQCGDRGNLFTAYTSNPYAEFNIFMDPFAAYQVIHSGIPITIVPLDATNTILVNKNFFETFEKNQHTYEAQYCFKSMKMIRDTWFDDQFYRTYFMWDPFMSGIAASIMRKLHNHQGENEFAEMEYINVTVVTSNKPYGISDGSNPFFDGSKTPRFNLERNGVHSGHVQTRLRDPFCIVKNGRGRCQDGYTKEVDKPRGVPVLVAVRAKPNRNASSLLELDREFFVSFLDVLNQAEQSGRFNFTTQFPYYREVFYKPDLRGKHFGKNLVFDMDMSAGDFLALFYLLKLPVEDINLKAILVTPTGWANAATIDSVYDLLHMMGRDDIPVGLGDGFAMNQSDTAFSGVGDCSYSKVIPQGSGGYLDSDTLYGLARSLPRSPRRYTGENSAKFGAPRDTDHPELRQPLALEVLESVVKSLDPGSKITVLTNGPLTNVAKLILEGKDTSKAIQEILIVGGHVNHDKSEKGNVINVPSNKFAELNMFLDPLAAKTVLSSEHNITLIPLGIQRKVSAFPQILERLYGKKTPEAVFTRRLMSRLYRLQKMHPVYQHVDVFIGEILGAVVAGDLSALKPTFKVKKLRVSATGVESEDGEIIIDKEQGKGVKVMENLDPSVYYNIFTKRLGNEKQSTVIRSFNEQRRIWSIPSNLSNI, translated from the exons ATGAAAGAGAAAGAAGCAATGCTGTTTCTTGGATTGTTACGTAGAGTTGCTTTGATGATGATTATAATTTCAATATTTGGGTCCAATATGTGGAATGGGGTGAAGGGTCATGGCCCAAGTAGGATTCTTTTGGATACAGACATGGCCACTGATGATATCTTTGCTTTGTTGTACCTTTTGAAGCTTAACAGATCCCAAATCAACTTGCAG GCAGTAACTATTAGCACAAATGCATGGAGTGATGCAGGGCATGCTATTAATCAAGCGTATGACATTCTTTACATGATGGGGCGCGATGATATTGCTGTTGGTATGGGAGGTGAAGGTGGAATACTTCCTGATAGCACCATTCTGCCAAATGTTGGTGGATATCTGCCAATGATAGATCAG GGAAATGGTACAGCTGGATATTGTAGATATAGACAAGCTATTCCAGTGGGTCGTGGAGGACGTCTGGACATTGACTCAAATTATGGGTTTCGGAAAAGCTTCCTTCCACAG GGCAAGAGAATGTATTCACCTCTTCGACAGCCAACAGCTCAGCAAGTAATGATTGAAACGGTTTCAGCTGGCCCTACAGTAGTTTTTCTTCTCGGATCACATACTAATTTTGCTTCGTTTCTTTTAAGTAATCCacatttaaagaaaaatgttgaGCACATTTACATAATGGGGGGTGGCATAAGGTCAAAGAATCCTAAAGGCTGCTGTCCAGACAATGTCAGTTCCTCTTGCCAACCTCAACAATGTGGTGACCGTGGCAACTTGTTTACAGCTTACACTAGCAATCCTTATGCAGAGTTTAACATATTTATGGATCCTTTTGCTGCATATCAG GTTATTCATTCGGGCATTCCAATTACTATTGTCCCATTGGATGCCACAAACACCATTCTTGTTAATAAAAACTTTTTTGAGACCTTTGAGAAGAATCAGCACACCTACGAAGCACAATACTGTTTCAAGTCGATGAAAATGATTCGTGATACGTGGTTCGATGACCAATTCTATAGG ACTTATTTTATGTGGGACCCATTTATGTCGGGTATAGCTGCTTCAATCATGCGTAAACTACATAACCACCAAGGAGAAAATGAATTTGCTGAAATGGAGTATATCAATGTTACCGTGGTTACTTCAAATAAGCCATATGGTATATCTGATGGATCAAATCCATTTTTTGATGGTAGTAAAACTCCAAGGTTCAACTTAGAGAGAAATGGAGTTCACAGCGGCCATGTTCAGACTAGACTTCGTGATCCTTTTTGCATAGTCAAGAACGGGAGAGGCAGGTGCCAG GATGGTTATACAAAAGAAGTTGACAAGCCAAGAGGAGTGCCTGTTCTTGTTGCTGTTAGAGCAAAACCTAATCGAAATGCTAGCAGCTTGTTAGAGTTAGACAGAGAGTTCTTTGTCAGCTTTTTGGAT GTCTTAAACCAAGCAGAACAGTCTGGAAGATTCAATTTCACAACACAATTTCCTTATTACAGAGAAGTATTTTACAAACCGGATCTTAGGGGAAAGCATTTTGGGAAGAAtcttgtgtttgatatggatatGAGTGCTGGAGATTTTCTAGCTCTCTTTTATCTCCTCAAATTACCTGTAGAAGATATCAATCTCAAG GCTATATTAGTGACCCCGACTGGCTGGGCTAATGCTGCAACAATTGATTCTGTGTATGATTTGCTTCATATGATGGGCCGTGATGACATCCCTGTCGGCCTTGGAGATGGATTCGCAATGAACCAGTCTGATACTGCTTTCTCTGGCGTTGGAGACTGCAGCTACAGCAAGGTCATCCCACAAGGTAGCGGTGGATATCTAGACTCGGACACTCTGTATGGTTTAGCTCGTTCTTTACCTCGAAGTCCTAGAAG ATACACAGGAGAAAATTCTGCAAAATTTGGAGCTCCTCGAGATACTGATCATCCTGAACTCAGACAACCTCTAGCATTGGAAGTATTGGAGTCAGTGGTGAAATCACTCGATCCAGGATCGAAAATTACTGTTTTGACGAATGGCCCATTGACTAATGTAGCAAAGCTCATTCTGGAAGGCAAGGATACAAGCAAGGCTATACAG GAAATACTAATCGTCGGGGGACATGTCAATCATGATAAGTCAGAGAAGGGAAATGTCATCAATGTTCCTTCTAACAAATTTGCTGAACTGAATATGTTTCTTGACCCTTTGGCTGCAAAAACAGTTCTGAGTTCTGAACATAATATCACTCTCATTCCACTTGGTATACAGCGGAAAGTCAGTGCATTCCCTCAAATTCTAGAAAGACTCTACGGGAAAAAGACACCTGAAGCAGTCTTCACGAGGCGGTTGATGTCAAGGTTATATCGCCTGCAAAAGATGCATCCTGTATACCAGCATGTG gATGTGTTTATTGGTGAGATCCTTGGAGCAGTAGTAGCTGGAGATCTCTCAGCACTAAAACCTACCTTTAAAGTCAAGAAGTTAAGAGTCAGTGCTACCGGAGTTGAATCTGAAGATGGTGAAATTATTATTGACAAAGAGCAGGGAAAAGGAGTAAAAGTAATGGAGAATCTGGATCCATCAGTTTATTACAATATTTTTACAAAACGACTTGGGAATGAGAAGCAGTCAACTGTAATTAGAAGCTTCAATGAGCAGAGAAGAATTTGGAGCATACCATCTAATTTGTCCAATATTTAG
- the LOC132063428 gene encoding nucleoside hydrolase 3-like isoform X1 encodes MKEKEAMLFLGLLRRVALMMIIISIFGSNMWNGVKGHGPSRILLDTDMATDDIFALLYLLKLNRSQINLQAVTISTNAWSDAGHAINQAYDILYMMGRDDIAVGMGGEGGILPDSTILPNVGGYLPMIDQGNGTAGYCRYRQAIPVGRGGRLDIDSNYGFRKSFLPQGKRMYSPLRQPTAQQVMIETVSAGPTVVFLLGSHTNFASFLLSNPHLKKNVEHIYIMGGGIRSKNPKGCCPDNVSSSCQPQQCGDRGNLFTAYTSNPYAEFNIFMDPFAAYQVIHSGIPITIVPLDATNTILVNKNFFETFEKNQHTYEAQYCFKSMKMIRDTWFDDQFYRTYFMWDPFMSGIAASIMRKLHNHQGENEFAEMEYINVTVVTSNKPYGISDGSNPFFDGSKTPRFNLERNGVHSGHVQTRLRDPFCIVKNGRGRCQDGYTKEVDKPRGVPVLVAVRAKPNRNASSLLELDREFFVSFLDVLNQAEQSGRFNFTTQFPYYREVFYKPDLRGKHFGKNLVFDMDMSAGDFLALFYLLKLPVEDINLKAILVTPTGWANAATIDSVYDLLHMMGRDDIPVGLGDGFAMNQSDTAFSGVGDCSYSKVIPQDTQEKILQNLELLEILIILNSDNL; translated from the exons ATGAAAGAGAAAGAAGCAATGCTGTTTCTTGGATTGTTACGTAGAGTTGCTTTGATGATGATTATAATTTCAATATTTGGGTCCAATATGTGGAATGGGGTGAAGGGTCATGGCCCAAGTAGGATTCTTTTGGATACAGACATGGCCACTGATGATATCTTTGCTTTGTTGTACCTTTTGAAGCTTAACAGATCCCAAATCAACTTGCAG GCAGTAACTATTAGCACAAATGCATGGAGTGATGCAGGGCATGCTATTAATCAAGCGTATGACATTCTTTACATGATGGGGCGCGATGATATTGCTGTTGGTATGGGAGGTGAAGGTGGAATACTTCCTGATAGCACCATTCTGCCAAATGTTGGTGGATATCTGCCAATGATAGATCAG GGAAATGGTACAGCTGGATATTGTAGATATAGACAAGCTATTCCAGTGGGTCGTGGAGGACGTCTGGACATTGACTCAAATTATGGGTTTCGGAAAAGCTTCCTTCCACAG GGCAAGAGAATGTATTCACCTCTTCGACAGCCAACAGCTCAGCAAGTAATGATTGAAACGGTTTCAGCTGGCCCTACAGTAGTTTTTCTTCTCGGATCACATACTAATTTTGCTTCGTTTCTTTTAAGTAATCCacatttaaagaaaaatgttgaGCACATTTACATAATGGGGGGTGGCATAAGGTCAAAGAATCCTAAAGGCTGCTGTCCAGACAATGTCAGTTCCTCTTGCCAACCTCAACAATGTGGTGACCGTGGCAACTTGTTTACAGCTTACACTAGCAATCCTTATGCAGAGTTTAACATATTTATGGATCCTTTTGCTGCATATCAG GTTATTCATTCGGGCATTCCAATTACTATTGTCCCATTGGATGCCACAAACACCATTCTTGTTAATAAAAACTTTTTTGAGACCTTTGAGAAGAATCAGCACACCTACGAAGCACAATACTGTTTCAAGTCGATGAAAATGATTCGTGATACGTGGTTCGATGACCAATTCTATAGG ACTTATTTTATGTGGGACCCATTTATGTCGGGTATAGCTGCTTCAATCATGCGTAAACTACATAACCACCAAGGAGAAAATGAATTTGCTGAAATGGAGTATATCAATGTTACCGTGGTTACTTCAAATAAGCCATATGGTATATCTGATGGATCAAATCCATTTTTTGATGGTAGTAAAACTCCAAGGTTCAACTTAGAGAGAAATGGAGTTCACAGCGGCCATGTTCAGACTAGACTTCGTGATCCTTTTTGCATAGTCAAGAACGGGAGAGGCAGGTGCCAG GATGGTTATACAAAAGAAGTTGACAAGCCAAGAGGAGTGCCTGTTCTTGTTGCTGTTAGAGCAAAACCTAATCGAAATGCTAGCAGCTTGTTAGAGTTAGACAGAGAGTTCTTTGTCAGCTTTTTGGAT GTCTTAAACCAAGCAGAACAGTCTGGAAGATTCAATTTCACAACACAATTTCCTTATTACAGAGAAGTATTTTACAAACCGGATCTTAGGGGAAAGCATTTTGGGAAGAAtcttgtgtttgatatggatatGAGTGCTGGAGATTTTCTAGCTCTCTTTTATCTCCTCAAATTACCTGTAGAAGATATCAATCTCAAG GCTATATTAGTGACCCCGACTGGCTGGGCTAATGCTGCAACAATTGATTCTGTGTATGATTTGCTTCATATGATGGGCCGTGATGACATCCCTGTCGGCCTTGGAGATGGATTCGCAATGAACCAGTCTGATACTGCTTTCTCTGGCGTTGGAGACTGCAGCTACAGCAAGGTCATCCCACAAG ATACACAGGAGAAAATTCTGCAAAATTTGGAGCTCCTCGAGATACTGATCATCCTGAACTCAGACAACCTCTAG
- the LOC132063431 gene encoding LEC14B homolog, protein MDYPEHVRNKRHPHDLSLSTYKGHSVLRTLIRCYFSPAHSTGQKFIYTGSSDSSVYIYDVVSEAQVAKLDYHQEPVRDCNWHPYHPMLVSSTWDGISANWEFPGTGTSPLPVKPRARRWRRS, encoded by the exons ATGGACTACCCGGAGCATGTTAGAAACAAGAGACACCCACATGACCTGTCATTGTCTACTTATAAAGGCCACTCAGTCTTGCGCACTCTTATACGCTGTTATTTCTCTCCTGCACATAG CACAGGGCAAAAGTTCATCTACACTGGATCAAGCGATTCTTCTGTTTATATCTATGATGTG GTGAGTGAAGCTCAGGTTGCAAAACTTGATTACCATCAGGAACCGGTGAGAGATTGCAACTGGCATCCTTACCACCCTATGCTCGTTAGCTCTACATGGGACGGTATCAGTGCTAACTGGGAGTTTCCTGGTACTGGTACAAGCCCATTGCCAGTGAAGCCGCGGGCCAGACGATGGAGGCGATCTTAA